One Candidatus Binatia bacterium DNA segment encodes these proteins:
- a CDS encoding SDR family oxidoreductase yields the protein MGTLQGKIAVITGAGSGMAKESTKIFVREGARVVAADISGAEKETASLFGDAVLPVHCDVTKEADVEALMAAAVKQFGRVDAVLNVAGIGTGGPITKITMEDYDKTMDVDVRGVLLGMKHGIRAMLDTGGGVILNWSSIGGLNGSPFGTSVYSAAKAGVIALTKAAAIEYGRKGVRANAICPGFIQTEIMGAAGAQRFPEMEEKAALKRSGKPSEVAEVAAFLASDRASYVTGAVIPVDGGWSACLA from the coding sequence ATGGGAACCTTGCAAGGCAAGATCGCCGTCATCACTGGTGCTGGGTCGGGGATGGCCAAGGAGTCGACGAAGATATTCGTCCGGGAGGGCGCACGGGTCGTCGCAGCCGACATCAGTGGCGCGGAGAAGGAGACGGCGAGCCTGTTCGGTGACGCCGTGCTGCCCGTCCATTGTGACGTGACGAAGGAGGCGGACGTCGAGGCTCTCATGGCGGCGGCCGTGAAGCAGTTCGGCCGGGTGGATGCGGTCTTGAACGTCGCCGGGATCGGCACGGGTGGTCCTATCACGAAGATCACGATGGAGGATTACGACAAGACGATGGACGTCGATGTCCGCGGTGTTCTCCTCGGGATGAAACACGGTATCCGGGCCATGCTCGACACGGGTGGCGGTGTGATCCTCAACTGGTCGTCGATCGGCGGGCTCAACGGCTCCCCCTTCGGAACGAGCGTCTACTCCGCGGCCAAAGCCGGCGTGATCGCCCTAACCAAGGCGGCCGCGATAGAGTACGGACGCAAGGGCGTGCGCGCGAACGCGATCTGTCCCGGCTTCATCCAGACGGAGATCATGGGGGCCGCGGGGGCCCAGCGTTTTCCGGAGATGGAGGAGAAGGCTGCACTGAAGCGCTCGGGGAAACCGTCGGAGGTCGCGGAGGTAGCCGCGTTCCTCGCGTCCGATCGAGCTTCGTACGTGACGGGCGCAGTGATCCCGGTCGATGGCGGTTGGTCCGCCTGTCTCGCCTGA
- a CDS encoding amidohydrolase family protein — MAAEIVIRGGTVFDGTGGPGRVADVAIDRGVIREIGPKLSGARELDASGCAVAPGFIDIHTHYDAQVFWDPALQPSCFHGVTTVVAGNCGFTIAPTRPEHHDVIVGTLENVEDMDPATLNAGIAWEFETFAEYKDLVRRRGTVLNFTTYFGHSALRLYVMGDAAYERAATPEEIERMCRLVGEAIAAGAAGFSTSFSFAHRGVDGKPVPSRFAERAEVEALFLAAGRAGKGVVLATPGKQCTYPDFYELQARIGRPVTWPLFAAPEHKHHPQLEIHRNSLSGEGRVWPQVTPRPLTMQFTMADAYNLNVGAVFGALLERSREERIAAYRDPEWRERAALDLDQAQMKPRWETFEVSESERFPDLIGRRVLELADERGCRPFDVMCELAVAEDLKTRFRAYIANDDVEAVRDLLTEDRVILGLSDAGAHVDQLCDAPLYTDFLSKWVRERELMPLERAVRKLSGEAADLFGFVRRGYLREGYWADVCVFDPDTVDPGPLRRVRDFPADGERLTADAPTGVRHVLVNGTPIRTDERPHADALERRPGVWPEIS; from the coding sequence GTGGCGGCTGAGATCGTCATCCGCGGCGGCACGGTTTTCGACGGGACCGGTGGTCCTGGCCGCGTAGCCGACGTGGCGATCGACAGAGGCGTGATCCGCGAGATCGGGCCGAAGCTGAGCGGTGCGCGTGAACTCGACGCGTCGGGGTGTGCCGTTGCCCCGGGCTTCATCGACATCCACACGCACTACGACGCCCAGGTCTTTTGGGATCCGGCCCTCCAGCCGTCTTGCTTTCATGGCGTCACCACCGTGGTTGCCGGGAACTGCGGCTTCACCATCGCGCCCACCCGCCCCGAACATCACGACGTGATCGTGGGCACACTCGAGAACGTCGAGGACATGGATCCTGCGACGCTGAACGCGGGCATCGCGTGGGAGTTCGAGACGTTCGCGGAGTACAAGGACCTCGTCCGCCGGCGCGGCACGGTTCTGAACTTCACGACGTACTTCGGGCACTCCGCGCTTCGACTGTACGTGATGGGCGACGCGGCGTATGAGCGCGCCGCCACCCCGGAGGAGATCGAGCGGATGTGCCGCCTCGTCGGTGAGGCGATCGCCGCGGGTGCCGCAGGATTCTCGACGAGCTTCTCTTTCGCGCACAGAGGCGTGGACGGGAAGCCCGTTCCGAGCCGGTTCGCCGAGCGCGCCGAGGTCGAGGCGCTGTTTCTGGCGGCGGGGCGGGCGGGGAAAGGCGTTGTGCTGGCCACGCCGGGCAAGCAGTGCACGTACCCGGATTTCTACGAGCTGCAGGCACGAATCGGTCGTCCCGTTACCTGGCCGCTGTTCGCTGCGCCGGAGCACAAGCACCACCCGCAGCTCGAGATTCATCGAAACAGCCTTTCCGGAGAGGGCCGCGTGTGGCCGCAGGTCACCCCGCGGCCGCTCACGATGCAGTTCACGATGGCCGACGCGTACAACCTGAACGTCGGTGCGGTGTTCGGGGCACTTCTGGAGCGGAGTCGGGAGGAGCGCATCGCCGCCTATCGTGATCCGGAATGGCGGGAGCGAGCCGCGCTGGATCTGGACCAAGCGCAGATGAAGCCCCGATGGGAAACCTTCGAGGTGTCCGAGTCCGAACGGTTCCCCGACTTGATCGGCCGACGCGTGCTCGAGCTGGCGGACGAGCGTGGTTGCCGCCCGTTCGACGTGATGTGCGAGCTCGCGGTGGCCGAGGACCTGAAGACGCGGTTCCGCGCCTACATCGCGAACGACGACGTCGAGGCCGTGCGCGACTTGCTCACCGAAGATCGGGTCATCCTCGGCCTCTCCGATGCCGGGGCGCACGTGGATCAGCTGTGCGACGCGCCACTGTACACGGATTTTCTGAGCAAGTGGGTCCGCGAACGCGAGCTGATGCCGCTCGAGCGAGCCGTCCGTAAGCTCTCGGGTGAGGCCGCCGACCTGTTTGGGTTCGTGCGACGGGGCTACCTGCGCGAAGGGTACTGGGCGGACGTCTGTGTGTTCGACCCAGACACCGTCGACCCCGGGCCGTTGCGGCGTGTTCGCGACTTCCCGGCGGACGGGGAGCGTCTGACGGCCGACGCACCGACAGGTGTCAGGCACGTGCTGGTGAACGGAACCCCGATCCGTACCGACGAACGACCACACGCGGACGCGCTCGAGCGAAGGCCCGGCGTGTGGCCGGAGATTTCCTGA
- a CDS encoding cytochrome P450 translates to MPLDIDPLELVDPRRFARRGYPHDVWTRLRAEGPVARFEPRDLAPFWAITKHADIVEIASQPLRFSSAQGIILMKPDAPKIASEMVVMLDPPRHGPMRRVASRRFTPRAVRGQAADIERIVIDTLDEAATNGELRECDFVERIAAPLPIAVVSWVLGVAREDWGLLFRWTNEIIGKDDPEFRRPGETPGQAIKRARGELHAYLGDLIERRRNDPRDDLLSELIRARIDDQPLTVTQLLSYCELLVEAGNETTRNAISGGLLAFSEHRDQWERLQKHPELLPEAVEEILRWVSPIIHFTRTATEDCEVRGRTIREGDQLALFFASANRDEEVFEDPFTFRVDRSPNQHLAFGVGEHFCLGAHVARVEIEAVFRHLIQRLESFEVAGAVERLSSAVNGGIKHLPLRYRLT, encoded by the coding sequence ATGCCCCTGGATATTGACCCCCTCGAGCTCGTTGACCCTCGCCGCTTTGCGCGTCGCGGCTACCCGCACGATGTGTGGACGCGTCTCCGTGCGGAGGGGCCTGTCGCTCGCTTCGAGCCGCGCGACCTGGCTCCGTTTTGGGCAATCACGAAACACGCCGACATCGTGGAGATAGCGTCACAGCCGCTTCGGTTCTCGAGCGCGCAGGGGATCATCCTGATGAAACCCGATGCACCGAAGATCGCGTCGGAAATGGTCGTGATGCTCGACCCTCCGAGACACGGGCCGATGCGCCGCGTCGCGAGCCGCCGTTTCACGCCGAGAGCGGTACGCGGGCAGGCTGCGGACATCGAGAGGATCGTCATCGACACGCTCGACGAAGCGGCCACGAACGGCGAGCTGCGCGAGTGCGACTTCGTCGAGAGGATCGCGGCCCCGCTTCCGATCGCGGTCGTCTCGTGGGTTCTTGGCGTGGCGCGCGAAGACTGGGGCCTACTCTTCCGCTGGACCAACGAGATCATCGGCAAGGACGACCCGGAGTTCCGCCGCCCCGGCGAGACGCCCGGCCAGGCGATCAAGCGCGCTCGCGGTGAGCTGCACGCGTATCTCGGAGACTTGATCGAGAGGCGTCGGAACGATCCCCGCGACGATCTCCTGAGTGAGCTCATTCGCGCTCGAATCGACGACCAGCCACTCACCGTGACGCAGCTGCTGTCGTACTGCGAGCTTCTGGTCGAGGCGGGAAACGAAACGACCCGCAACGCGATCAGTGGGGGATTGCTCGCTTTCTCCGAACACCGAGACCAGTGGGAGAGGCTCCAGAAGCACCCTGAGCTGTTGCCAGAGGCCGTGGAGGAGATCCTCCGCTGGGTCTCGCCGATCATCCATTTCACCCGAACCGCAACCGAGGACTGCGAGGTGCGTGGGCGGACGATACGCGAGGGAGATCAGCTAGCGTTGTTCTTCGCGTCTGCAAACCGCGACGAGGAGGTTTTCGAGGACCCCTTCACGTTTCGCGTGGATCGCAGCCCGAACCAGCACCTCGCGTTCGGTGTCGGTGAGCACTTCTGCCTCGGCGCCCATGTTGCGCGGGTGGAGATCGAGGCTGTGTTCCGCCATCTGATCCAGCGACTGGAGTCGTTCGAGGTCGCGGGGGCCGTTGAGCGTCTGAGTTCCGCGGTCAATGGCGGCATCAAGCACCTACCGTTGCGCTACCGCCTCACGTAG
- a CDS encoding SDR family oxidoreductase, giving the protein MNLFDKFRYDGKRVLVVGGATGMGAAAAALAKDAGAEVVVMDFADIPLDGVGKIQLNLADRASIDAAVDECGGRVDALFSCAGVADGTPGIERINFVGHRHLIDRLRSKAMLPRGSAICLISSSAGLGWETNLEELSEVLDIPDFDAAAKWFEDHEKSDYLTTKQAVCAYVARSSFELLKEGIRINAVCPGPTDTPLAQANKDMWLGFAADYREEVGLEPFTPMEQANPVLFLCSDAAAAITGITLLSDAGWLSSSTTGSFPDGKWIADILLNRTTE; this is encoded by the coding sequence GTGAACCTGTTCGACAAGTTCCGATACGATGGCAAGCGAGTGTTGGTCGTGGGAGGCGCCACGGGAATGGGCGCCGCGGCCGCCGCGCTGGCGAAGGACGCCGGTGCTGAGGTGGTCGTGATGGATTTCGCCGACATCCCGCTCGACGGCGTCGGCAAGATTCAGCTGAACCTGGCCGATCGCGCCTCGATCGACGCGGCCGTGGACGAATGCGGCGGGCGGGTCGACGCCCTCTTCTCCTGCGCCGGCGTCGCCGACGGGACACCGGGGATCGAGCGAATCAACTTCGTCGGACACCGGCACTTGATAGACCGCCTGCGGTCCAAAGCGATGCTCCCGCGCGGGAGCGCCATCTGCCTCATCTCGTCGTCAGCCGGCCTCGGGTGGGAAACCAACCTCGAGGAACTCTCGGAGGTGTTGGACATCCCGGACTTCGACGCCGCCGCCAAGTGGTTCGAAGACCACGAGAAGAGCGACTACCTCACGACGAAACAAGCGGTCTGCGCCTATGTCGCACGTTCCTCATTCGAGCTTCTCAAGGAAGGCATCCGAATCAACGCGGTGTGCCCAGGGCCGACAGACACCCCCTTGGCCCAAGCGAACAAGGACATGTGGCTCGGCTTCGCAGCCGACTACCGCGAGGAGGTGGGCCTCGAACCGTTCACCCCGATGGAGCAGGCGAACCCGGTCCTCTTCCTGTGTAGCGATGCCGCCGCGGCGATCACCGGCATCACACTCCTCTCGGACGCCGGATGGCTCAGCTCGTCGACGACAGGATCGTTCCCGGACGGAAAGTGGATCGCCGACATCCTCCTCAACCGAACGACCGAGTAG
- a CDS encoding acyl-CoA dehydrogenase codes for MNLAFTQEQDLLRDTLADLFAAESSSERIRRAEEAGFDPELWRRLAETGAFGIRVPEAKGGSALGVLEATILLYEAGRRLATGPVAESVVACRLLSEFGPPQLLAAALSGEAVVSLALRPLADGDDLVLAGGTHATAAVARRGSEIVLVRRPPAATQARNLGAPGLGRWPGGEGREVEVLATGERATVAFAAALEEWKLLTASYVTGMGREALQIAAAYATERIQFDRPIGTFQAVAHPLADAVADVEAARLLVHEALWAIDRGRPEAAALVSMAFAWACTSATGAARRGVQTHGGYGLSLEYDPQLYYRRVKAVPLLAGDPNDELLRAADRLWNGERVSLPDVGEVPFDFELGEQAEIFRAEVRRFFDENLTDELRAHAHFSWGGHDAAFNRKLAAAGLAFPSWPREYGGQERGVYEQMALEEEFFRAGWTRHALGTTRMVGATLMQYATDELKQEVLPRIVSGDAVTSLGYTEPASGSDVAAAQTRAVREGDDWVINGQKMFTSGADVAQYVFLLTRTDPEAKKHRGLTMFLVPLDAPGIEIQAVHTVGDERTNITYYADVRVPDRYRIGDVNGGWGVLSYALELEHGGSYPDHHVDLIDGAARWARAARRGGRPAIEDARVKERLARAATHFEAARVLARQSMFVAAEGLPARGQGPMSKLFQTEILVEDAQDLLDLAAPESLFARGDPGAVSEGEFESCYRFCPAATIYAGTSEIMRSIIAQVALGMPRSRS; via the coding sequence ATGAATCTCGCATTTACCCAGGAGCAGGATCTGCTCCGCGATACCCTTGCCGATCTCTTCGCGGCCGAGTCGAGTTCGGAGCGCATCCGCCGCGCAGAGGAGGCCGGCTTCGATCCCGAGCTCTGGCGACGTCTGGCGGAGACCGGCGCGTTCGGGATTCGTGTGCCGGAGGCCAAGGGCGGGAGCGCGTTGGGGGTCCTCGAGGCGACGATTCTTCTCTACGAGGCCGGGCGCCGGCTCGCGACCGGTCCGGTCGCGGAGAGCGTGGTGGCGTGTCGGCTTCTCTCCGAGTTCGGCCCCCCGCAGCTTCTCGCCGCGGCGTTGTCGGGCGAGGCGGTCGTGTCGCTCGCGCTCCGTCCGTTGGCGGACGGGGACGACCTCGTTCTGGCGGGAGGCACGCACGCCACGGCGGCCGTCGCGCGTCGCGGAAGTGAGATTGTTCTCGTCCGCCGCCCGCCGGCCGCGACCCAGGCTCGTAACCTGGGCGCCCCCGGACTCGGGCGTTGGCCCGGAGGGGAGGGCCGAGAGGTCGAGGTGCTGGCGACAGGCGAACGGGCGACGGTTGCATTCGCCGCGGCGCTCGAAGAATGGAAGCTGCTCACTGCGTCCTACGTGACGGGCATGGGGCGCGAGGCACTGCAGATCGCCGCGGCGTACGCGACCGAACGCATCCAGTTCGATCGGCCGATCGGCACGTTCCAGGCGGTCGCTCACCCGCTCGCGGACGCCGTCGCGGACGTGGAGGCGGCTCGTCTCCTCGTGCACGAGGCACTGTGGGCGATCGACCGCGGGCGGCCAGAGGCGGCGGCGTTGGTTTCGATGGCCTTCGCCTGGGCCTGCACTTCAGCGACGGGCGCGGCGCGACGTGGTGTGCAGACGCACGGAGGATACGGACTCTCCCTCGAGTACGATCCCCAACTCTACTACCGGCGGGTGAAGGCGGTCCCGTTGTTGGCGGGCGACCCCAACGACGAGTTGCTCCGGGCGGCCGACCGGTTGTGGAACGGCGAGCGCGTCTCGCTGCCCGACGTGGGCGAGGTGCCCTTCGACTTCGAGCTCGGGGAGCAGGCCGAGATCTTTCGAGCGGAGGTGCGGCGGTTCTTCGACGAGAACTTGACGGACGAGTTGCGCGCGCACGCGCACTTTTCGTGGGGCGGCCATGACGCCGCGTTCAATCGAAAGCTCGCGGCGGCCGGTCTCGCGTTCCCGTCCTGGCCTCGAGAGTACGGCGGCCAGGAGCGTGGAGTCTACGAGCAGATGGCGCTCGAGGAGGAGTTTTTCCGCGCGGGTTGGACGCGGCACGCCTTGGGTACGACTCGGATGGTGGGCGCGACGCTCATGCAGTACGCGACCGACGAGCTGAAACAGGAAGTGCTGCCGCGCATCGTCTCAGGCGATGCGGTGACGTCCCTGGGATACACGGAGCCCGCATCCGGCTCGGACGTCGCTGCGGCGCAGACCCGCGCCGTGCGCGAGGGCGACGATTGGGTGATCAACGGACAGAAGATGTTCACGAGCGGAGCCGACGTCGCCCAGTACGTGTTCCTCCTCACGCGCACGGACCCGGAGGCAAAGAAGCACCGGGGTCTGACGATGTTCTTGGTGCCGCTGGACGCTCCGGGCATCGAGATTCAGGCCGTCCATACCGTGGGCGACGAGCGGACGAACATCACCTATTACGCGGACGTGCGTGTCCCCGACCGCTATCGTATCGGTGACGTGAACGGTGGCTGGGGCGTGCTCAGTTACGCGCTCGAACTCGAGCATGGGGGTAGTTACCCCGACCACCACGTCGACCTCATCGACGGGGCCGCGCGATGGGCCCGCGCGGCACGCCGGGGCGGACGGCCGGCGATCGAAGACGCTCGTGTGAAGGAGCGGCTCGCGCGCGCGGCCACGCACTTCGAGGCGGCGCGCGTTCTGGCGCGCCAGTCGATGTTCGTCGCGGCCGAAGGTCTCCCCGCTCGTGGGCAGGGCCCGATGTCGAAGTTGTTCCAGACGGAGATTCTCGTCGAGGACGCGCAGGATCTTCTCGACCTCGCAGCGCCGGAGTCGTTGTTCGCCCGGGGAGACCCGGGCGCGGTGTCGGAAGGCGAATTCGAGTCGTGCTACCGATTCTGTCCCGCGGCCACGATCTACGCGGGAACGAGCGAGATCATGCGAAGCATCATCGCGCAGGTGGCGCTCGGGATGCCCCGCAGTCGCAGTTGA
- a CDS encoding lysophospholipid acyltransferase family protein: MSSALRTAYAWVLLSVIVLPLFPAMFVLRPILNRTDPSGDRFRRFTAQWVSFYARLTPLYRFTLNGIQHLPNTGPYVLVANHESGLDVLALLLLRAPVRFLAETWMFRIPLAGWLFRACRHIPVKPGDRETGHRALETAEEALAEGTPVAIFPEGRLCPDHLGEFKPGAFVLASRARVPLIPVVLEGTGEAWRPGTVVVHGAHEIRVRVLEAIEADADETPDDLARRTRGRFETSRNRGTAAKAAAQTS, from the coding sequence TTGTCGTCTGCTCTTCGCACCGCGTACGCTTGGGTTCTGCTCTCGGTCATCGTCTTGCCGCTTTTCCCGGCGATGTTCGTACTGCGCCCCATCTTGAACCGCACGGATCCGTCTGGCGATCGGTTCCGCCGATTCACAGCGCAGTGGGTCTCGTTCTACGCCCGCCTTACTCCGCTGTATCGTTTCACGCTCAACGGGATCCAGCACCTTCCGAACACGGGTCCGTACGTATTGGTTGCGAATCACGAGTCTGGGCTCGACGTCCTCGCCCTACTGCTTCTCCGAGCGCCGGTGCGCTTTCTCGCTGAGACGTGGATGTTTCGGATCCCGCTGGCCGGCTGGCTGTTCCGGGCCTGCCGCCACATCCCCGTGAAGCCCGGCGACCGCGAGACCGGACACCGAGCCCTCGAAACCGCCGAGGAGGCGCTCGCGGAAGGAACCCCCGTGGCGATCTTCCCCGAGGGCCGTCTGTGCCCGGACCACCTGGGCGAGTTCAAACCCGGAGCGTTCGTTCTGGCCTCGCGAGCACGCGTCCCGCTGATCCCGGTCGTACTGGAGGGAACCGGCGAGGCGTGGCGGCCGGGCACCGTCGTGGTCCACGGGGCGCACGAGATCCGGGTCCGTGTACTCGAGGCGATCGAAGCCGACGCAGACGAGACCCCAGACGATCTCGCCCGTCGAACGCGCGGGCGGTTCGAAACGTCTCGCAACCGCGGCACGGCTGCGAAGGCAGCGGCGCAGACGTCCTGA
- a CDS encoding TetR/AcrR family transcriptional regulator — protein sequence MTAKRATKATDLDDESVPAWQQQSVDRSLRAARARAHERSDRFVAAATDLMREQGTTDFTVQDVVERSGMSIRTFYKYFASKEDLLLAVSETVVAREAVPRLEELVAKHKAPLRRLRAFIEGLVGLSTGTTKPVARTLASYQNRLAESRPDDLELAMKPQFDLLTELVRDAAAVQPLRRGLTPPAAARLTHYLVRTAVHSRLFGAAGAADLPAQTIWQYCAAGMGFDTENAKKTVPRSRRPSTKTD from the coding sequence ATGACAGCGAAACGCGCGACGAAGGCAACGGATCTCGACGACGAGTCGGTCCCTGCGTGGCAACAGCAGAGCGTGGATCGCTCGCTGCGGGCCGCGCGCGCCCGCGCGCACGAGCGAAGCGACCGGTTCGTCGCTGCCGCGACAGACCTGATGCGAGAACAGGGAACGACCGACTTCACAGTCCAAGACGTGGTCGAGCGCTCCGGGATGTCGATCCGAACCTTCTACAAGTACTTCGCCAGCAAAGAAGACCTGCTCTTGGCGGTCTCCGAGACTGTGGTCGCGCGGGAAGCCGTGCCGCGGCTCGAAGAACTCGTCGCGAAACACAAGGCCCCGCTGCGGCGGCTCCGCGCCTTCATCGAGGGCCTCGTCGGGCTCTCGACCGGAACGACGAAACCCGTCGCGAGAACCCTTGCAAGCTACCAGAACAGGCTCGCCGAGAGCCGACCCGACGACCTCGAACTAGCGATGAAGCCTCAGTTCGACCTACTGACGGAGTTGGTCCGAGACGCAGCTGCCGTCCAGCCTTTACGGCGCGGCCTCACACCCCCAGCCGCGGCACGATTGACGCACTACCTCGTGCGTACGGCTGTCCACAGCCGCTTGTTCGGCGCGGCCGGCGCAGCGGACCTCCCAGCCCAAACGATCTGGCAGTACTGCGCAGCCGGCATGGGGTTCGATACCGAGAACGCAAAGAAGACCGTTCCGCGCAGCCGACGACCCTCCACCAAGACGGACTGA
- a CDS encoding glucose 1-dehydrogenase, producing the protein MGDELLGKVAIVTGGSSGIGRATAELFVEEGAKVVVADVDVQQGERVVAGLGDAAVFQRTDVSDADDVRALVDFAVGRFGGLNVMFNNAGVSGAKPTAFLDDDLQDFEHVIGVNLLGVMVGSQAAAQHMAQNGGGSIINTASIAALMAGGAFLTYRASKAAVIHFSRSIAVELGEHGIRVNCIAPGHIPTGMTSYDMNVVIELTQPVQKQGTARDVAQAALYLASERAALVTGMVLPVDGGTNVGAPPGPFRELAAARMKARAR; encoded by the coding sequence ATGGGCGACGAGCTTTTGGGGAAGGTCGCGATCGTCACGGGTGGATCGAGCGGCATCGGTCGCGCGACTGCGGAACTCTTCGTGGAGGAGGGGGCAAAGGTGGTCGTCGCGGACGTGGACGTCCAGCAGGGTGAGCGCGTCGTGGCCGGGCTCGGTGACGCCGCCGTCTTCCAGCGGACCGACGTGAGCGACGCGGACGACGTTCGGGCGCTCGTCGACTTCGCCGTCGGCAGGTTTGGTGGGTTGAACGTCATGTTCAACAACGCCGGCGTCTCGGGGGCCAAGCCCACCGCTTTCCTCGACGACGACCTGCAGGACTTCGAGCACGTGATCGGGGTGAACCTCCTCGGCGTCATGGTGGGCAGCCAGGCGGCCGCGCAGCACATGGCGCAGAACGGTGGCGGATCCATCATCAACACCGCGTCGATCGCGGCGCTCATGGCCGGGGGCGCATTCTTGACCTACCGCGCCTCGAAGGCTGCCGTCATCCACTTCAGTCGCTCGATCGCCGTCGAGTTGGGCGAGCATGGGATCCGCGTGAACTGCATCGCACCTGGCCACATCCCCACGGGCATGACCTCGTACGACATGAACGTGGTCATCGAGTTGACGCAGCCCGTGCAGAAGCAGGGGACGGCGCGCGACGTGGCGCAGGCCGCGCTGTACCTGGCGAGCGAGCGGGCCGCGCTCGTCACCGGGATGGTCCTGCCAGTTGACGGCGGAACGAACGTGGGTGCGCCGCCGGGCCCTTTCCGTGAGCTCGCGGCCGCACGGATGAAGGCGCGAGCGCGGTGA
- a CDS encoding TauD/TfdA family dioxygenase, which produces MSESFVPLTARIGAKAIVSRERVLDPSFANECLGALERYGVLVFPQIGFDDEEQVTFTRNLGDVIPQGRPRPDGTQEVVFKITLDPRENPSAEYLKATVDWHIDGLFEDGPPPRATMLSGRRLSATGGQTEFCNTYAAYEDLPAEQRGQYESLRVVHSLEASNRVTNPNPTPEQEASWRKAEEFRASAGRIGEKEHPLVWRHRSGRSSLVLGMTVDHVSDLKGAEGGALVEKLTSHATRSENVYRHEWDVGDLLIWDNCGVMHRAVPYPADSGRMMHRTVLVGTETIAGVDAGG; this is translated from the coding sequence ATGAGTGAGTCCTTTGTTCCTTTGACGGCCCGCATTGGCGCCAAGGCAATCGTGTCGCGAGAGCGGGTGCTCGACCCCTCCTTTGCCAACGAGTGCCTCGGTGCACTCGAGCGCTACGGGGTTCTTGTTTTCCCACAGATTGGGTTCGATGACGAGGAGCAGGTCACCTTCACCCGAAACCTCGGCGATGTGATCCCCCAAGGGCGTCCGCGTCCCGATGGCACGCAGGAGGTGGTGTTCAAGATCACTCTCGACCCGCGGGAGAACCCTTCGGCGGAATACCTGAAGGCTACCGTAGATTGGCACATAGACGGTCTCTTCGAGGATGGTCCGCCGCCGCGGGCGACGATGCTCTCGGGACGTCGCCTCTCGGCGACCGGTGGTCAGACCGAGTTCTGCAACACCTACGCCGCCTACGAGGACCTGCCCGCGGAGCAACGTGGTCAGTATGAATCGTTGCGGGTCGTGCATAGCCTCGAGGCGTCCAACCGCGTGACGAACCCGAATCCGACCCCGGAGCAGGAGGCGAGTTGGCGCAAAGCGGAGGAGTTCCGAGCGAGCGCCGGTCGGATCGGAGAGAAGGAGCATCCGCTCGTCTGGCGACACCGAAGCGGGCGCAGCTCCCTCGTGCTTGGCATGACGGTCGACCACGTTTCCGATCTGAAGGGGGCGGAGGGCGGAGCCCTCGTGGAGAAGCTGACCAGCCACGCGACCCGGAGCGAGAACGTCTACCGGCACGAGTGGGACGTTGGTGATCTCCTCATTTGGGACAACTGTGGCGTCATGCATCGCGCCGTCCCGTATCCAGCCGACTCCGGGAGGATGATGCATCGGACCGTTCTGGTCGGAACCGAGACCATCGCCGGGGTCGACGCGGGCGGTTGA